One part of the Anopheles coustani chromosome 2, idAnoCousDA_361_x.2, whole genome shotgun sequence genome encodes these proteins:
- the LOC131265001 gene encoding uncharacterized protein LOC131265001 gives MITPPVIDRIRRNEQTEQIGHNKGKYYDECCLVSVTAASQVVSVTQFQTSTCADRQAPGMICSSCNTVAVCVKVGSLWEMIWVEQCNPDEGLFCNEFEGGCSTSPGSCNPGGSGIFECNTPGVFPDPHNCRLYHMCFMNGNSPVAISMDCGAGAFSPTTGDCSLLANDTICLSPQFTCNFAGQMAAWPGNSNIYYICAADTINGNRIFRPRMYRCPANQVFQDGQCVQRDVSNMPPGTIVPYECQRPGLFADPSNCRYYYSCNTDLVGEHLQCPDGTYFESNLLTCVLGVC, from the exons ATGATAACGCCCCCGGTGATCGATCGTATTAGAAGAAACGAGCAAACCGAGCAAATCGGGCACAACAAGGGCAAATACTATGATgagtgt TGCCTTGTCAGCGTCACTGCTGCCAGTCAGGTGGTTTCGGTGACCCAATTTCAGACCTCAACGTGCGCCGATCGTCAGGCCCCGGGCATGATTTGTTCGAGCTGCAACACGGTGGCCGTCTGTGTGAAAGTCGGCTCCCTTTGGGAGATGATCTGGGTCGAACAGTGTAATCCGGACGAGGGACTGTTCTGCAACGAGTTCGAAGGCGGATGCTCCACAAGCCCGGGTTCCTGCAATCCCGGTGGCAGTGGAATCTTCGAGTGCAACACACCGGGCGTGTTTCCTGATCCGCATAACTGCCGCCTGTACCATATGTGCTTCATGAACGGTAACAGTCCGGTAGCGATCAGCATGGACTGCGGTGCGGGTGCCTTTTCTCCGACGACCGGTGACTGCTCGCTGCTAGCGAACGACACTATTTGTCTGTCACCGCAGTTCACCTGCAACTTTGCCGGCCAGATGGCGGCGTGGCCCGGAAACAGCAACATCTACTATATCTGCGCCGCGGACACGATCAATGGTAATCGCATATTCCGGCCGCGTATGTACCGGTGTCCGGCTAATCAAGTGTTCCAGGATGGCCAGTGTGTGCAGCGCGACGTGTCCAACATGCCACCGGGCACGATTGTGCCGTACGAATGCCAACGTCCGGGACTATTTGCGGATCCCTCCAATTGTCGGTACTATTACAGCTGCAACACCGATCTCGTTGGCGAGCACTTGCAATGCCCAGACGGCACTTATTTCGAGTCGAATCTACTAACCTGTGTACTGGGTGTGTGCTAA